From bacterium, the proteins below share one genomic window:
- a CDS encoding rod shape-determining protein: MVSASLPAPFIKKENKGHSVFGKWSEYLSSDIAMDLGTANTLVHVRGKGVVLNEPSLVAFESESGAAVAFGKEAKEMFGKTNAHISTLRPLKSGVISDFTYASEMIRSFLKKSMSGFRLLKPRLIIGVPSGITQVEKRAVIDAAHCAGVRHVRLIEEPMAAALGAGLPVNEPVGSMIIDIGGGTTEVAILCLGGTNYSRSIRVAGDEMDEAIQRYLRRHFSLEIGVYEAERLKKEIGSAIPLRKIELSRTFGRNIRTGLPQQANVSDEVIRDALSEPIFAIVDSVNTALEQANPEIAQDIMAHGIYLAGGGALTRGLTQRIQEEIGIQVHRVDDPLGCVVRGVGKVLDELPNLSRLCIS, from the coding sequence GAATACCTCTCCTCAGATATTGCGATGGACCTGGGAACAGCCAATACGTTAGTCCACGTACGCGGCAAGGGCGTCGTGCTCAATGAGCCATCCCTCGTCGCATTCGAATCAGAGAGTGGAGCTGCGGTAGCTTTCGGCAAAGAAGCAAAAGAGATGTTTGGAAAAACGAATGCACATATCTCAACACTTCGGCCGCTCAAGAGCGGAGTCATCTCCGACTTCACCTATGCCTCTGAGATGATCCGTTCATTTTTGAAAAAATCGATGTCAGGATTCCGCCTCCTGAAACCAAGGCTCATTATCGGAGTCCCCTCAGGTATCACTCAAGTTGAGAAGCGCGCCGTGATCGATGCTGCCCATTGTGCAGGGGTGCGCCACGTGCGCCTTATCGAAGAACCAATGGCGGCAGCCCTAGGAGCGGGACTTCCGGTAAACGAACCGGTAGGAAGTATGATCATTGATATCGGTGGTGGGACAACCGAGGTTGCAATTCTCTGTCTCGGTGGAACAAACTATTCGCGCTCTATTCGAGTTGCTGGAGATGAGATGGATGAGGCCATCCAAAGATATCTAAGACGGCATTTTTCGTTAGAAATCGGCGTATATGAGGCTGAGCGCTTGAAGAAAGAAATTGGTTCAGCGATCCCCCTCCGTAAAATCGAACTTTCGAGAACCTTCGGGCGAAACATAAGAACTGGCCTACCACAACAAGCAAACGTGTCCGACGAAGTCATTCGTGATGCGCTTTCTGAACCAATATTTGCTATCGTTGATTCAGTAAACACGGCACTTGAACAAGCAAACCCTGAGATTGCTCAAGACATCATGGCTCATGGTATTTATTTAGCCGGAGGTGGTGCACTGACCCGAGGTCTCACTCAAAGAATCCAAGAAGAGATTGGTATTCAGGTGCATCGGGTTGATGACCCTCTTGGCTGCGTAGTCCGTGGTGTCGGAAAGGTCCTAGATGAACTGCCAAACCTCTCGCGGCTCTGCATCTCGTAA